A stretch of Ipomoea triloba cultivar NCNSP0323 chromosome 13, ASM357664v1 DNA encodes these proteins:
- the LOC116001747 gene encoding probable glutathione S-transferase parA, producing MEDNVVLLDCWASSFGMRVRLALALKGIKYEYKEEKLEDKSRVLVEMNPVHKKIPVLIHNGNPICESLIIVEYIDEVWHDDFPLLPSDAHQRSLARFWAAYADKLYGISKRLWMGKGGEQEKAKNELIECLKTLEGELGEKPYMGGEKIGFVDVALLPFSRWFYSLEKCANFTIKDECPKLVGWVDRCMEMEIVSNSLPHPHKIYGFVQHLKEKLGIA from the exons atgGAAGATAATGTTGTGCTTTTGGATTGCTGGGCAAGTTCTTTTGGAATGAGAGTGAGGTTGGCGCTGGCGTTGAAGGGAATCAAGTATGAGTACAAGGAAGAGAAGTTGGAAGACAAGAGCAGAGTTCTGGTTGAGATGAACCCGGTTCACAAGAAGATCCCTGTGTTGATCCACAATGGCAACCCCATCTGTGAATCCCTAATCATTGTTGAGTATATTGATGAAGTTTGGCATGATGATTTCCCCTTGCTTCCCTCTGATGCCCATCAAAGATCTCTTGCTAGATTTTGGGCTGCATATGCTGACAAG TTGTATGGCATTTCAAAAAGATTGTGGATGGGGAAAGGGGGAGAGCAAGAGAAAGCAAAGAATGAATTGATAGAATGCTTGAAGACCTTAGAAGGAGAGCTTGGGGAGAAGCCATACATGGGAGGTGAGAAGATAGGGTTTGTGGATGTAGCCCTTCTTCCCTTCTCAAGATGGTTTTACTCTCTTGAGAAGTGTGCAAACTTCACCATAAAGGATGAATGCCCTAAGCTTGTTGGATGGGTTGACAGATGCATGGAGATGGAGATTGTGTCCAATTCACTTCCTCACCCTCACAAAATCTATGGCTTTGTGCAGCACCTAAAGGAGAAGCTTGGCATTGCATAG
- the LOC116002873 gene encoding uncharacterized protein LOC116002873 → MFRYMMLYSSFSAWITQFLACMGGCFGCCGKSQPIIAVDEPSKGLRIQGRLVKKPSISEDFWSTSTYEMENSTIQSQRSLSSISVSNQVLSQNIGTGSTSNHSEFVNHGYLLWNQTRLQWLGSKKPENQRQVREPVLNWNATYENLLGTNKRFPHPIPLSEMVDFLVDIWEQEGLYD, encoded by the exons ATGTTTAGGTATATGATGTTGTACAGTTCTTTCAGTGCTTGGATCACTCAGTTTCTTGCTTGCATGGG AGGTTGCTTTGGTTGCTGCGGAAAATCTCAACCAATAATTGCTGTGGATGAGCCATCGAAAGGGCTGCGAATTCAAGGGAGATTGGTGAAAAAACCTAGTATATCAGAAGATTTCTGGAGCACGAGCACATATGAGATGGAAAATAGCACTATTCAATCTCAGAGAAGTCTGTCGTCTATCAGTGTTTCAAATCAGGTCCTCAGTCAGAATATTGGCACTGGAAGCACTAGCAACCATTCAGAATTTGTAAATCATG GTTATCTTCTTTGGAACCAGACCAGGCTTCAGTGGCTTGGAAGTAAAAAACCTGAGAACCAAAGACAAGTTCGGGAGCCAGTACTAAA TTGGAATGCTACCTACGAAAACTTGCTTGGAACTAACAAGCGTTTCCCTCATCCAATTCCTCTCTCT GAAATGGTTGATTTTCTTGTGGATATATGGGAGCAAGAAGGATTATATGACTGA